The following nucleotide sequence is from Pueribacillus theae.
ATCGGTGAAGTCGGAGAGTTGGCTATTAAAGGGCCGCAAGTTATGAAAGGGTATTGGAAAATGCCTGAAGAAACGAAGCAGGCTCTCCGTGACGGCTGGTTGTTTACAGGTGATTTGGCCAAAATGGATGAAGACGGTTATTTCTATATTGTTGGACGGAAAAAAGAAATGATTATCGCAAGCGGATATAACATCTATCCTGTTGAAATCGAAGACGTCCTTTATGAACATCCTAAAGTGCTTGAAGCAGCTGTAATCGGCGTCCCGCATCCATATCGCGGCGAAACGGTGAAAGCCGTCATTGTACCTAGAAATGGCGAATCAATTTCCGAAGAAGAGATCACCTCTTTCTGTTCCGAACGGTTAGCAGCGTATAAGGTTCCGAAAATGATTGAATTTCGAGAAGAATTGCCAAAATCAGCTGTAGGGAAAATTCTAAAAAGAAAATTGCAAGAAGAATCAAGTACATGATGGTTGTTATTAAAGGAGGAAGGAAATCCTATGGAGCATTTTATTCAACAGCTAGTTAACGGCATTACACTGGGAAGCGTGTACATTCTTATGGGGATCGGATTAACCCTTGTATTTGGAATTTTACATATTCCCAATTTTGCTCACGGTGCATTGTATATGCTCGGAGGGTATGTGACGCTTATGATGATGACATCAGTTGGTGTACATTATTTAATTGCATTAGTTGTATCCATTTTTGTTGTAGGGTTCATAGCGGTATTAATGGAACGAGCGGTGTTTCACCCTTTAAGAAAAGCACCCCCGATCCATGACAAAATTGCTGCGATTGGAATGATGCTTTTTTTTGAGGCATTTGTTCTGCTCGTTTGGGGTACCGAATACCAAAGAATGCCGACACCCTACGGTAATTCAATCAAAATAGATGCCATTACGATTACGGCTCAAAGAATTTTGATTATTGCCGTTTCAATCATCGTCGTAGCTTTGCTTTACTGGTTTTTGAAAAAGACAATGATTGGCGCATCCATCATTGCCATGGCCCAAAACCGTGAAGGCGCTTATTTAGTCGGAATCAACGCGAATATGGTTGCCATGATGACATTTTTCATTTCCGGCGCGCTGGCAGCAATAGCCGCTGGATTGGCATCGCCTATTAATCTCGTATTTCCGGCAATGGGCCATCTTGTCATTATGAAAGCATTTATTATCGTCATTATAGGCGGCATGGGAAGCATACCTGGTGCCATTTTCGGTGGTTTTCTCCTTGGCATTACCGAAAGTTTGGGTGCAACTTACATTTCTAGTGACTACAAAGATTTAATTGCGTTTTTCTTGCTCGTAGTCATTATGACTTGGAAGCCTACAGGATTGTTCGCTAAGGGGGCTCACTAATGAATAAAATCATGGATAAGCGAATTGGCATTGCCGTATTAGTGATTCTTTCTATTATATTTCCACTTCTTTTCGATAACAAATATATCATACATGTCATGTCGTTAGCCTTTATCTATATTATTGCAATTTATGGAATGAATCTTCTGGCGGGGTTTACCGGGTATCTTTCTCTTGCGCATGCCGGCTTCTTCGCTATAGGAGCTTATTCACTTGGTGTGTTTACGACAAAATACGAAATGACGTTTTGGGTATCTTTTGTTGCTGCCATCGTTTTTACTACGGTTGTTGGAGCCATTATCGGCCTCATTGCACTGCGTACGAAAGAACACTTTTTTGCAATCTACACACTAATTGTTGGCTATCTCATCTATCTTCTCATTGATAAATGGGATGTCATGACAGGCGGTGTTCGCGGGTTGATCGGCATTCCCGTTCCTACAGCAATTGGCCCGATTGAATTTAAGTCTGGGTTATCCATGTATTATTTGATTTTATTCTTTCTTTTGCTTTCCACTTTATTAATAACGAGAATTGTCCACTCATTAACCGGAAGGACATTCATCGCCATTCGAAACAGTGAAGAGTTAGCACAGACCATTGGCATCAATACGATGACAAATAAACTGGTTTCATTTATTATTTCTATCTTTTTTGCTGCTTTGGCTGGAGCGCTTTACGCTTCTTTTGTCCGTTTCCTCGGACCTGATATTGCCAACCTGCCTATGGTGTTTGACTTTTTAATGTATCTCATTGTCGGAGGGCTTGGAACCCTTTCAGGCCCCATCGTTGGAACGTTATTAATCGTTTGGCTTTCACAATTTTTGCAAGGTTTGCAAGAATACCGGATGTTACTATTTGGCCCGATCTTGACGCTGATTGTTATCTTCTATCCAGCTGGAATTGTCGGTGCTTATCGAACGATTAAAATGAAATTAAAGCATAAAAAAGATTTGGACAACAATAACCCAGTTGATAAGAAAGTGTCGAATACAAATCATGAGCAAAGCCAAATCAAGGAGGGGTGAGGCTAGGTGGCATTTGTAGAAACGAAAAAACTGACGAAAAAATTTGGCGGTTTAACGGCAGTCAATAATGTAGATTTCAAAATTGAAAAAGGGCAAATCACAGCAATTATTGGACCGAACGGTGCAGGCAAATCAACATTTTTTAATTTAATCAGCGGGTTTTATCCGCCGACTTCTGGTACGGTTATTTTTGACGGACAAGATATTACGAAAGTGCCTTCTTATAATATCGCAAAATTAGGCATGGCACGGACGTTTCAAACAACAAACTTATTTGAGACCTCTACTGTTCTGGATAATGTTATCGTCGGTTATCGGCTGCGCACAAAATCGAGGCTTTTCGATGCCGTCTTTCGGACTCCCCGTGAAAAGCGTGAGGAAAAGGAAGCATTGGAAAAAGCAATTGAAGTCCTTGATTTTGTAGGGCTGACTCATTTAGCCAATCGCCAAGTGGCATTAATTTCTCAGGAAGCGAAAAAACGGGTCGCATTTGCCCTTGCTTTGGCTACTGAGCCAAAAATTGTCTTTCTTGATGAACCGGCAGCCGGCATTAATCCGGAAGAAACAGACGGCTTGGCAGAATTGATGAATAAAATGAAGGATAATGGAATTACGGTTTGCACGATTGAACATAAAATGGCTATGATTATGAGCATTGCCGACAAGATTATGGTACTTAATCAGGGTATGAAAATAGCGGAAGGAACGCCAGAAGAAATACAGAATGATCCGGTTGTCATTGAAGCTTATCTGGGAGGGGAAAGCGTTGCTGAAGTTAATTGATGTTACCGTTCGTTTTGGAGCCTTCGAAGCTTTAAGCAATATAAATTTTGAAGTAGAAGAAGGTGAGCTTGTCGTCTTGCTCGGTGCGAATGGTGCAGGAAAAAGTACAATATTTAATACGATTAGCGGATTGAATAAACCTTCAAAAGGAGAGATTCAATTTCTCGGAAAAAATGTCGGCGGAACCTCTCCGGATAAAATGGTGAAAAACGGAATTGTCCAATGCGCAGAGGGCAGGAAACTGTTTCCGGAAATGTCCGTTCAAGAAAATTTAAGAATGGGTGGATACATTCACCGCAGGAAGAAAAGCCAATTAAAGGAGTCGCTTGAAGAAGTATATGAACTGTTTCCTATTTTAAGAGATAAAAAAGATGACCCGGCGGGCTCGTTAAGCGGGGGCCAGCAGCAAATGCTTGCTATAGGGCGGGCATTAATGTCCAAACCACGGCTCGTTATGATGGATGAACCTTCCATGGGGCTTGCGCCGCTCATTGTAGAGCAGATGTTTGGGATCATTCAAGAAATTAACAAACAGGGCACAACGGTGCTGTTGGCTGAACAGAATGCAAATGCCGCTCTTAAAATCGCTGATCGCGGCTATGTCATCGAAAATGGGAGAATCGTAATCGAAGGAAGCAGGCAAGAGCTCTTTGAAAACGATGATATCCGAAAAGCCTATATAGGAGCTTGACATTGCTCGTCTAAACAATGAATTACCCCTTCTTTACAAAAATCTTAGGTTCAATTAAAATATAAAAAATAGTCTTGATGGAAGAATTGGAAGAGGAAGCGAAAGCGGAATCTTCCGTTCTTTTATTATTTTGAAAAGGCTGGCTACATACAAAATACTTTTTTAGATCATGAGATAGGGATAGGAGAAAAAGAATATGGCTTTTGAAGTTGATGTGAAGAAAAGATTAAGTGGGAGCAATTTTTTAAATTTTCTAGGTGTGGAAACAGAGGTTGATGAATACGGAAAAATTTTTATGAAACTATATGTCGATGACAACGTATTGAACTTAAATAATACGTTGCACGGTGGCGTTCATGCAACGATTTTGGACTCCGTCATTGGGCAGACAGTTGCCCAAGAAGCAGAATGCCCGATCTCGACAGTGAATTTGAACATTTTTTATGGCAGGCCGGCGGTGAAAAATAACTGGCTTACGGCGAGTGCTACCATCGTTCAAATGGGATATAACATCGTAACCGCGGAGGGAACCCTTCTAAATGAAAACGGCGAGTTAATTGCCAAAGCGATTGGATCATTTAAGATATTACGAAGTAACAAGTAAATCGTTCATAGCGATCATGCTTTCCCGTACTATACAGTCAGTTGATAAAAAAACTCAGTTTTTCCTTTTTTGAAATGAAGGAAAATCTGAGTTTTTTATGCATTATGCTCTTTATCAATCCAACAAATCCGGCTGTTCCTTCACAATGCGGTCCCAAAGCGGTTGGAAGCTAAACCAGCCGGCATGATGGTTTCCGACATATTTGCTTGTTTTTTCAGCATGTTCTTCATCAATAAGAACTGGTTTTCCTACAGACTCTGCCATCAATTGAGCTTGGCAGGAACGTTCCATCGTAATAAACCACCAAGCGGCTTCATCAACAGAGTGCCCAACCGTCAAAAGTCCGTGATTTCGTAAGATACAAGCTTTACGGTTTCCTAAAGCCTCTCCAATCCTTCTTCCTTCCTCAACGTCATTGACTACCCCCGTATAGTCATCAAAAAGAGAATGATCATGATAAAAAGCACAGGCATCCTGAGTGATCGGATCAAGCAACCTGCCGAGTGTTGACCACGTTTTTCCATAAACGGAATGAGAGTGGGCAGCTGCAATAACATCTGGCCTTGCTTGATGGATCTGCGAATGGATGGCAAAAGCTGCCCGGTTTACCGGGCGATCGCCTTCAACAACGTCCCCGTCATGATTCACAAGCAAGAGGTCTGAAGCTTTGATTTGGCTGAAATGGGTGCCGAAAGGATTCACCCAAAAATGATCAGGTTTTTCAGGATCTCGTGCAGTGATATGGCCTGCAACGCCTTCGTCAAATCCGAATTTTGAAAAAAGTCTGAATGCACCAGCGAGCCTTTCTTTTAAATGCTGCCTTTCTTCTTCAACTGAAGAAAAGACGGGTGGTTTAAGCAACCCAGTTTTCACTGTTTTCATTTGAATTACTCCTCTCAATATTAAAAAGAAATCATGATTCTTTTATTCGACTAATCTTTAGAAAATCCTTTTTATAAGGAATTACAATCGATTTTTTTGTTGATTTCAAATTGATTTGCCTCTGGCTTCCGGCTTCTGATCCCTGACTTCAGTTAAGTCATTTGCCTTTTTATTTAGGCATTCAACCATTTTTGGTTAAAAGTTCTGTAAACCTGAATAGAATATAGCAAACAAGATTGAGTTTGCTTTAGCTTTTCATCAAAATAATTTACGGCCCAGACTTTAAGGGAGGCGAACGAATTGGACCCTCAGAAAAATTCATATGATGCAAAGGTGAGATCATTAGCCAGAGCGAAAGCAAGACAGGAGCATGCGTTTTTCCTATCGTTTTACGCCAAATTGACAATTGATGAGACGATTTTGAATTGGAAGAAAGAACGGTTACAGTCAGATATCGATAAAGCGCTGATGAATGGTGATCGCGAATCGTTTTATACCTTGTCTGAACAATACAAACAACTTGTTCGATAAAGCGAGACTTCCATCGGTTGGGGGTTCCTTCAACCCCCACTGATGGCTAGCGCGCAAACTGCTTAGTTCTCGATAAACGGGACTTATCAGGGGATTAGCGTCCGTAGTCCCCACTTAGGCTTCTTCGAATCCTCTAATTTTTGGGGCGGGGATTTTACGGACGGTTGCGGCATGAGAAGCATTTTCAGCCGAGGCATACATGCCAGCTTTTTTCTGTGAATATTTCTTGCAGCAGTGATCGGATAAAAGTAGCTTTTCTTATGTGTGAAAATGATACAAGCCCATAATTCGCGAACTCTTTGTCGTTGCGTAGAGTTTTTCACATTATTCGCTTCAATTTCTGCTACATGGTAAAATTATTGTAAGCAGAATTGAAGAAGGGTGATTGCATTGAAAATACATACGATTGAACCAACTCCTAGTCCAAATTCGATGAAAATCGTTGTAGATGAAAAGCTGCCTGATCGAAAATATTATCATTATAAAGAGGAGGACATCGACCAGGCGCCCCCGCTCATGAAAGCATTGCTTTCGATTGAAGGGGTGAAAAGCTTATACCATGTCGCCGATTTTATTGCGCTCGATCGTTATCCGAAAGTCAGTTGGGAACAAATTTTGCCAAAAGTAAGGGAAGTTTTTGGTGAAAATGTTGATAAATCCATTGATTTAAAAGAAAAGGATGCCGTCGATTCCTCATACGGAGAGGTCCAAGTTTTTGTGCAATTTTTCCGATATATTCCAATGCAAATTAAACTTGTGGCAGGAGATGAGGAAAGAAGAGTCGGACTTCCTGAAACGTTTCAAAAAGCCATTATGAAAGCTCAAGACTCGTCTCCTAACATCGTGATGGAGCGGCAATGGAAAGAACAAGGCATTCGCTACGGCGATTTTGATGAAATTGGAAAAGCTGTATCCGATGAACTTTCAGCTACTTACGATGAAGAACGGCTGCAGCAATTAGTGAAGGCTGCTTATGAAGAGGATCCGAAAGAAATATTTATTAGGCCAAGCATTACTTCGGCCGAAGTCCGAGAAGCGATGAAAAGCGATGACTGGAAAATGCGCTTTGCGGCGCTTGAAAAAATGAATCCTAAAAAAGAAGATATTCCATTGCTTGCACAAGCATTAGACGATGACAAATCCTCGATTCGCAGGCTCGCTACAGTCTATCTTGGTATGATTGAAGATGAAGAAGTACTTCCTTACCTATATAAGGCTCTGAAAGATAAAGCAGTTTCAGTAAGAAGAACTGCTGGCGACTGCTTATCAGACATTGGAAGTACAAAGGCAATCCCTGCAATGATCGAAGCATTGAAAGACAATAACAAACTTGTCCGCTGGCGAGCTGCTATGTTTCTGTATGAAGTAGGTGATGAAACAGCCATTCCTGCATTAAAAGAAGCCGAATCCGATCCAGAATTCGAAGTTAGCTTACAAGCCCGAATGGCAAGAGAAAGAATTGAAAGCGGCGAAGAGGCTGCCGGTTCCGTGTGGCAGCAAATGACGGAGAGTAGAAGGAAGTAAAATAATCGATTTTTCACACTGCAACCGTCCGTAAGACCCCCCGCTTCTAGACTTAGAGGCTTCGAAGAACTCTAAGTGGGGGACAACGGCGCTAATTCTAATAAGTCTCATTTTACCGAGACTGTGAACAGAGGGTTATATTCTGTTCGCGCTTTATTAACACCGTCAAAAGGCGGTGTATTTTTTTGTAATGCTTTTCTCAATTTTTGTTATAAAGGGAATGCGCTTTCGCATAAGCTGTATTAAATGATTTTAAGGAGGTACAAACATGTGACAACATTTTGGTCCGATATCGAACCTTTTGTTTCTAAAGAAGTAATAAACGGTGTAACAATGAAAACATATTCTGATCGGCCGAAAACGTTAAGTGAAACCCTCGATTACAGTGTGGAACGTTTTCCGGAAAAGATCGCACTCGTTCATGGGGACGAGCAAGTGACGTATCGAGAATTGAAAAAGCAAGTAAATCATGCAGCATATCAACTGAGGAAAACGTACGGTGTTCAAAAAGGCGATCGTGTTGCACTTTTGTTAATGAACGGCATACCGTTTGTTGTGTGTGTTTACGCCGCAATGCAAATTGGGGCAATCGCCGTTCCTTTAAACACCAAGTTAAAAACAAGAGAACTTGAATTTATGCTTCAAAACTCTGGTGCAAAGATACTGATCTCTAATTTGGAGTGGTGGGAGCATATTGCGTCAATTAAAGATACGATCCCTGCAGAGAAAATTTTTATAACGAGTGAACACGTTCCTCAAGGGACAATACCATACCATTTTCTTGTAGAAGAGATAACAAATGAAGTTATTCAGGAAGATGTTTGCGAAGGTGATGGCGCCTTTATCATGTATACTTCTGGAACAACGGGGAGACCGAAAGGCGCATTAATCTCACATCGAAATATTATCCATACATGTTTGAACTATACGTATTGCTACCGGTTAACGAGTGATGATTCAACAGTGATTGCCGTTCCAGTTTTTCACATTACCGGGTTGGCAGCACAGCTTACAACATTTATTTATCTTGGCGGAAAAATTGTCCTTATGCCGATGTTTCAGCCAAAACAATTTTTAGAATTGCTTGAAGGGGAAAAAATTACGCATGTCATTGCATCGCCAACCGTATATGTCATGACCCTAATGGAACCTGATTATATGAATTACGATGTTTCCAGTATTCGAGTAGGTGCTTTCGGCGGTGCACCAATGCCTGGGGAAACGTTAAAGGCACTTAAAAAGTGGATCCCTTCGATTGAATTGCACAACACATATGGGTTAACGGAAACGACTTCACCAGCAATCATTATGCCAGATGAACATCAGTTAAGAAAAATCAGCTCTGTCGGTGTAGTAAGTCCAGTTACAGAAGCGAAAATCGTTGATCCGGTAACAAGAGAAGAACTTGGTTCAAATGAAATTGGTGAATTGCTTTTCAAAGGCCCTATGGTCATTGAAAAATATTGGAATAACTCAGAAGCTACAGAAAAGACAATTCAAGAAGGTTGGTTGTCGACCGGTGATCTTGCAATGATCGATGAGGAAGGCTTTGTGACAATTATGGATCGTTTGAAAGACATGATTAACCGTGGTGGTGAAAAAATCTTTTCAGTCGAAGTAGAAGATGTCCTTTATTCAAATCCAAAAATTTTGGAAGCTGCAATAGTAGGCATCGATGATCCAACATACGGTGAGGTAGTCAAAGCTTGTGTTGTGCTGAAGCCGGAACAGACAGCTACAGAAGAGGATGTAAAGAAATGGGTTGCTGATCGGCTAGCAAAATATAAAGTACCGGCGTATGTCGAATTTCTTGACACGTTGCCTAGGAATCCCAACGGAAAAGTAATTAAGACCGAGTTACGTTACATCCCTGAACAAGCAAATAAACAAAAATAGAAATAGAGGGGGAACAAGGTAATGACAAAAATGGTAAATACAGTGTTAGGTCCTGTTGCCGCCGATCAGCTTGGCAAAACATTAATGCACGAGCATTTCTTTTTTGGATACCCAGGTTATTATGGAAATACGCTTTATGTGAATGATCGTGAGGACGTATTAAAAAAGGGATTGGAAGTCGCAGCAAAAGTGAAGGCACATGGTGTGCAAACCGTTGTTGATGCGACACCAAATGATTGCGGAAGAGACCCGGAGCTTTTGAAAGAAATTGCAGAACGTTCAGAGTTGAACATCATTTGTTCGACAGGCTACTACTATGAAGGAGAAGGTGCCCCAGCTTACTTTAAGTTCAAACAAGGAATCGGACAAGCCGAAGAAGAAATTTACGAACTGTTAATGGGCGAAATTACTAATGGCATTGGAAAAACCGGAATCAAACCTGGTGTGATTAAATTAGCATCAAGTAAAGATCAAATTACACCTTACGAGGAAATGTTCTTTAAGGCGGCTGCAAAAATACAAAAAGAAACGGGAATTTCAATGATTACCCATACGCAAGAAGGTACGATGGGTCCTGAACAAGCAGAACTGCTTGTATCAGAAGGAGCAGATCCTGGCAGAATTTTAATCGGGCATATGGATGGAAATACAGATATAAAATATCACAAACGCACACTAGATACAGGGGTATTCGTTGGTTTTGATCGTTTTGGCATTCAAGGCTTTGTTGGTGCACCAATGGATGAAGATCGAGTCGGTTTATTAATTGGCTTGATAGGAAGCGGCTATGAAGAACAGTTGATGATGTCACATGATACAGTAAATGTATGGCTAGGAAAGGCGCCTCAATTTCCTGCGGAATTAGCCGAATTAATTGAAAATTGGCATGTAACACATATCTTTGAAAATATTATACCATCTTTGAAAAATGGTGGAGTGACAGACGAGCAAATCAATACGATTTTAGTAGGAAATCCAAGCAGAATTTTTGGAGGAGAAGTTAAGTAAAAGAAGCCTCTATTTGAAAAAACATCGGTGAAAGACTTAATGGGTGTACCATCCCTTAAAAAATTGACAGGGCTGTCCAGAAAGTCATTCATGACGTTTTGAGACAGCTTCCTTGTTTTTTACAAAGATACATACTAACTTCACGTAAATTAAGTGGAAAATAACAAATTGTTTTTCTCTACCTGATCTATTTTAGGGACTGCTTAGAAATATAATTTGTGTTTTTTGAAAATATAAAATATAATAAAAAAATAAATATTCAGGAGGTAGCCGAATGCGAACAATGGAAAAAAGACAAACGCTTCTTTTTTTGCTGGTTTTGATGCTAATGGTTGGTCTAGCTGCATGTGGCGGAAAGGAAACAACAAACAAAACGCAAGAGGATAAAAAAACAAATGACAAAAAAGAAGCTAAAATTGCGCAAGGGATTACAGAAAAAGAAATTCTCGTCGGACATCTCGGCCCCCAAACAGGGCCTGTTGCTGTATACGATAAAGTAAGAAAAGGGCTCCAATCCTACTTTAATTATGTGAATGACAACGGTGGAGTTGATGGAAGAGAAATTAAACTGATTGCTTATGATGATCAATACCAGCCTGCCCAAACCCTAAAAGGCGTACAGAAACTAGTAAACGATAATAAAGTCTTTTCATTGTTGTATCCCATTGGCACAGCAAACATCGGCGCAGCACAATCTTTTTTAACTGAATCGGGAATACCCGTCGTTGGAATAGGAACTGGAGCTGACAAGTTCGCAAATCCTCCTATCGAAAACTTTTTTATTTCTACATTTAACTATAAAATTGAAGCGAAAATGTTCGTAGATTACATTGCAAACAAGCTAGATGCGAAAAAGGTTGCGATTGTTTACCAAAATGACGATTTTGGAAAGCAAAGCATTGAGGGGGCGAAAGAAGCAATCGCGCAATATGGCAACCTTGAAATTGTGGCTGAAATCCCGTTTTTAGCATCGGATACTGACTTTTCAAGCCAGGCTCAGAAAACTGTTCAATCTACACCTGATGTCATTGTTATGTTTACAACTCCTGCTCCAGCTGCGAACTTCAGAAAGGAAATGCATAAAATCGAAGCAACAGAAATTCCTTTC
It contains:
- a CDS encoding branched-chain amino acid ABC transporter permease — encoded protein: MEHFIQQLVNGITLGSVYILMGIGLTLVFGILHIPNFAHGALYMLGGYVTLMMMTSVGVHYLIALVVSIFVVGFIAVLMERAVFHPLRKAPPIHDKIAAIGMMLFFEAFVLLVWGTEYQRMPTPYGNSIKIDAITITAQRILIIAVSIIVVALLYWFLKKTMIGASIIAMAQNREGAYLVGINANMVAMMTFFISGALAAIAAGLASPINLVFPAMGHLVIMKAFIIVIIGGMGSIPGAIFGGFLLGITESLGATYISSDYKDLIAFFLLVVIMTWKPTGLFAKGAH
- a CDS encoding branched-chain amino acid ABC transporter permease produces the protein MNKIMDKRIGIAVLVILSIIFPLLFDNKYIIHVMSLAFIYIIAIYGMNLLAGFTGYLSLAHAGFFAIGAYSLGVFTTKYEMTFWVSFVAAIVFTTVVGAIIGLIALRTKEHFFAIYTLIVGYLIYLLIDKWDVMTGGVRGLIGIPVPTAIGPIEFKSGLSMYYLILFFLLLSTLLITRIVHSLTGRTFIAIRNSEELAQTIGINTMTNKLVSFIISIFFAALAGALYASFVRFLGPDIANLPMVFDFLMYLIVGGLGTLSGPIVGTLLIVWLSQFLQGLQEYRMLLFGPILTLIVIFYPAGIVGAYRTIKMKLKHKKDLDNNNPVDKKVSNTNHEQSQIKEG
- a CDS encoding ABC transporter ATP-binding protein, translating into MAFVETKKLTKKFGGLTAVNNVDFKIEKGQITAIIGPNGAGKSTFFNLISGFYPPTSGTVIFDGQDITKVPSYNIAKLGMARTFQTTNLFETSTVLDNVIVGYRLRTKSRLFDAVFRTPREKREEKEALEKAIEVLDFVGLTHLANRQVALISQEAKKRVAFALALATEPKIVFLDEPAAGINPEETDGLAELMNKMKDNGITVCTIEHKMAMIMSIADKIMVLNQGMKIAEGTPEEIQNDPVVIEAYLGGESVAEVN
- a CDS encoding ABC transporter ATP-binding protein, giving the protein MLKLIDVTVRFGAFEALSNINFEVEEGELVVLLGANGAGKSTIFNTISGLNKPSKGEIQFLGKNVGGTSPDKMVKNGIVQCAEGRKLFPEMSVQENLRMGGYIHRRKKSQLKESLEEVYELFPILRDKKDDPAGSLSGGQQQMLAIGRALMSKPRLVMMDEPSMGLAPLIVEQMFGIIQEINKQGTTVLLAEQNANAALKIADRGYVIENGRIVIEGSRQELFENDDIRKAYIGA
- a CDS encoding PaaI family thioesterase, with product MAFEVDVKKRLSGSNFLNFLGVETEVDEYGKIFMKLYVDDNVLNLNNTLHGGVHATILDSVIGQTVAQEAECPISTVNLNIFYGRPAVKNNWLTASATIVQMGYNIVTAEGTLLNENGELIAKAIGSFKILRSNK
- a CDS encoding class II aldolase/adducin family protein, which produces MKTVKTGLLKPPVFSSVEEERQHLKERLAGAFRLFSKFGFDEGVAGHITARDPEKPDHFWVNPFGTHFSQIKASDLLLVNHDGDVVEGDRPVNRAAFAIHSQIHQARPDVIAAAHSHSVYGKTWSTLGRLLDPITQDACAFYHDHSLFDDYTGVVNDVEEGRRIGEALGNRKACILRNHGLLTVGHSVDEAAWWFITMERSCQAQLMAESVGKPVLIDEEHAEKTSKYVGNHHAGWFSFQPLWDRIVKEQPDLLD
- a CDS encoding IDEAL domain-containing protein — encoded protein: MDPQKNSYDAKVRSLARAKARQEHAFFLSFYAKLTIDETILNWKKERLQSDIDKALMNGDRESFYTLSEQYKQLVR
- a CDS encoding conserved virulence factor C family protein, which gives rise to MKIHTIEPTPSPNSMKIVVDEKLPDRKYYHYKEEDIDQAPPLMKALLSIEGVKSLYHVADFIALDRYPKVSWEQILPKVREVFGENVDKSIDLKEKDAVDSSYGEVQVFVQFFRYIPMQIKLVAGDEERRVGLPETFQKAIMKAQDSSPNIVMERQWKEQGIRYGDFDEIGKAVSDELSATYDEERLQQLVKAAYEEDPKEIFIRPSITSAEVREAMKSDDWKMRFAALEKMNPKKEDIPLLAQALDDDKSSIRRLATVYLGMIEDEEVLPYLYKALKDKAVSVRRTAGDCLSDIGSTKAIPAMIEALKDNNKLVRWRAAMFLYEVGDETAIPALKEAESDPEFEVSLQARMARERIESGEEAAGSVWQQMTESRRK
- a CDS encoding class I adenylate-forming enzyme family protein, whose amino-acid sequence is MTTFWSDIEPFVSKEVINGVTMKTYSDRPKTLSETLDYSVERFPEKIALVHGDEQVTYRELKKQVNHAAYQLRKTYGVQKGDRVALLLMNGIPFVVCVYAAMQIGAIAVPLNTKLKTRELEFMLQNSGAKILISNLEWWEHIASIKDTIPAEKIFITSEHVPQGTIPYHFLVEEITNEVIQEDVCEGDGAFIMYTSGTTGRPKGALISHRNIIHTCLNYTYCYRLTSDDSTVIAVPVFHITGLAAQLTTFIYLGGKIVLMPMFQPKQFLELLEGEKITHVIASPTVYVMTLMEPDYMNYDVSSIRVGAFGGAPMPGETLKALKKWIPSIELHNTYGLTETTSPAIIMPDEHQLRKISSVGVVSPVTEAKIVDPVTREELGSNEIGELLFKGPMVIEKYWNNSEATEKTIQEGWLSTGDLAMIDEEGFVTIMDRLKDMINRGGEKIFSVEVEDVLYSNPKILEAAIVGIDDPTYGEVVKACVVLKPEQTATEEDVKKWVADRLAKYKVPAYVEFLDTLPRNPNGKVIKTELRYIPEQANKQK
- a CDS encoding phosphotriesterase family protein; the protein is MTKMVNTVLGPVAADQLGKTLMHEHFFFGYPGYYGNTLYVNDREDVLKKGLEVAAKVKAHGVQTVVDATPNDCGRDPELLKEIAERSELNIICSTGYYYEGEGAPAYFKFKQGIGQAEEEIYELLMGEITNGIGKTGIKPGVIKLASSKDQITPYEEMFFKAAAKIQKETGISMITHTQEGTMGPEQAELLVSEGADPGRILIGHMDGNTDIKYHKRTLDTGVFVGFDRFGIQGFVGAPMDEDRVGLLIGLIGSGYEEQLMMSHDTVNVWLGKAPQFPAELAELIENWHVTHIFENIIPSLKNGGVTDEQINTILVGNPSRIFGGEVK
- a CDS encoding ABC transporter substrate-binding protein, which gives rise to MRTMEKRQTLLFLLVLMLMVGLAACGGKETTNKTQEDKKTNDKKEAKIAQGITEKEILVGHLGPQTGPVAVYDKVRKGLQSYFNYVNDNGGVDGREIKLIAYDDQYQPAQTLKGVQKLVNDNKVFSLLYPIGTANIGAAQSFLTESGIPVVGIGTGADKFANPPIENFFISTFNYKIEAKMFVDYIANKLDAKKVAIVYQNDDFGKQSIEGAKEAIAQYGNLEIVAEIPFLASDTDFSSQAQKTVQSTPDVIVMFTTPAPAANFRKEMHKIEATEIPFLVSATGGSDPNQFEIAGKDVWEGTISSTNISLDTASLSGYEEYANQIKKDFGEQDIGDLSETGWAVGQIFVEAVKRAGEDLTWENLIKQLETFDNWDGSLYPAVTYTPEHRYGNTTLFLFEAEDGERKVLHKMHYDLKTEKVTYDD